A window of Pseudomonas guangdongensis contains these coding sequences:
- a CDS encoding DUF2489 domain-containing protein, with protein sequence MSALSIALLAAGSLLVLALAAYALYLWRRVWQQQKALAAAEQERQQRLGGDLRVLAGSLLDEQLPLIEGAIRIKVLLDNYDIHLSNHAHCQVFHTLFAETSGIPTHAAWKALPRDARRQHEKRFSELELQHKAAARKAARWLLDEGLQAPRAQS encoded by the coding sequence ATGAGCGCCCTGTCCATCGCCCTGCTGGCGGCCGGCAGCCTGCTGGTGCTGGCCCTCGCCGCCTACGCCCTGTACCTGTGGCGCCGGGTGTGGCAGCAGCAGAAGGCGCTCGCCGCCGCCGAGCAGGAGCGCCAACAGCGCCTGGGCGGCGACCTGCGCGTGCTCGCCGGCAGCCTGCTCGACGAGCAGCTGCCGCTGATCGAGGGCGCCATCCGCATCAAGGTGCTGCTCGACAACTACGACATCCATCTGAGCAACCACGCGCACTGCCAGGTCTTCCACACGCTGTTCGCGGAAACCTCCGGCATCCCCACCCATGCCGCCTGGAAGGCGTTGCCTCGCGACGCCCGGCGTCAGCACGAGAAGCGCTTCAGCGAGCTGGAACTGCAGCACAAGGCGGCGGCGCGCAAGGCCGCCCGCTGGCTGCTCGACGAAGGCCTGCAGGCGCCGCGCGCCCAGTCCTGA
- a CDS encoding SEC-C metal-binding domain-containing protein: MSNQPHVHGPHCDHSHDHAHHHEPHVHGPHCNHGPAQEPTRNPLKDVGRNDPCPCGSGAKFKKCHGA, encoded by the coding sequence ATGAGCAACCAGCCCCACGTCCATGGTCCGCACTGCGACCATTCGCACGATCATGCGCACCACCACGAACCCCATGTCCACGGCCCGCACTGCAACCACGGCCCCGCCCAGGAGCCGACGCGCAATCCGCTGAAGGACGTCGGCCGCAACGACCCCTGCCCTTGCGGCAGCGGCGCGAAGTTCAAGAAGTGCCACGGCGCCTGA
- a CDS encoding LEA type 2 family protein, which translates to MSVPASPTRNFALLLILLASASLNGCATWFGGGFKDPDVQLVQVELIRARLLEQEFKLHFRIDNPNDFSLPVRGLAYKVHLNDIQLAHGESPMWFTVPAHGHESFAVSAHSNLWRHMKYIVKLLEKPEQPIRYRLDGEVKTGLLFGRSIDLQRSGEVIPGDFIPE; encoded by the coding sequence ATGTCTGTTCCGGCATCACCCACAAGAAACTTCGCCCTGCTGCTGATCCTGCTCGCCAGCGCCAGTCTGAACGGCTGCGCCACCTGGTTCGGCGGCGGCTTCAAGGATCCCGACGTGCAACTGGTCCAGGTCGAGCTGATCCGCGCGCGCCTGCTGGAGCAGGAGTTCAAGCTGCACTTTCGCATCGACAACCCCAACGACTTCAGCCTGCCGGTGCGCGGTCTGGCCTATAAGGTACACCTCAACGACATCCAGCTGGCCCACGGCGAATCGCCGATGTGGTTCACCGTGCCGGCCCACGGTCACGAGTCGTTTGCCGTGTCGGCGCACAGCAACCTCTGGCGGCACATGAAATACATCGTCAAACTACTGGAGAAGCCCGAGCAACCCATCCGCTACCGTCTCGACGGCGAGGTCAAGACCGGCCTGCTGTTCGGTCGCAGCATCGACCTGCAGCGCAGCGGCGAGGTGATTCCCGGCGATTTCATTCCGGAGTGA
- a CDS encoding YchJ family protein: MTTLCPCGSTLALADCCGRFHAGALPDSAEMLMRSRYSAYVRGLIDYLVATTLPAQQAALDRAAMAEWSAQSQWLGLQVEEHRPLGGTPPRAQVTFTARWRDAGGEQAHRERSDFVCLDGRWYFIDPTVRLTQGRNDPCPCGSGAKFKKCCAPLL; the protein is encoded by the coding sequence ATGACTACCCTCTGCCCGTGCGGCAGCACCCTGGCTCTTGCCGACTGCTGCGGCCGCTTCCACGCCGGCGCCCTGCCGGACAGCGCCGAGATGCTGATGCGCTCGCGCTACAGCGCCTACGTGCGAGGCCTGATCGACTATCTGGTCGCCACCACCCTGCCCGCCCAGCAGGCGGCCCTGGATCGCGCGGCGATGGCCGAGTGGAGCGCGCAGAGCCAGTGGCTGGGCCTGCAGGTGGAGGAGCATCGCCCGCTCGGTGGCACGCCGCCACGCGCCCAGGTGACCTTCACCGCCCGCTGGCGCGATGCCGGCGGCGAGCAGGCGCACCGCGAGCGCTCGGACTTCGTCTGCCTGGACGGCCGCTGGTACTTCATCGACCCCACGGTGCGCCTGACACAGGGCCGCAACGATCCCTGCCCGTGCGGCAGCGGGGCGAAGTTCAAGAAGTGCTGCGCGCCGCTGCTGTAG
- a CDS encoding DUF1145 domain-containing protein, producing MKLFNLLGSLSVAALWLALAGNLLRPFAAPFDLLLQLAAAGLLGLHLLQAWLYRRELGACARPWLATLGVLLCGAFRLPRERAAVAPLLRPQASRADAPAATPEPLRSAA from the coding sequence ATGAAACTGTTCAACCTGCTCGGCAGCCTGTCGGTCGCCGCCCTGTGGCTGGCGCTGGCCGGCAACCTGCTGCGCCCCTTCGCCGCGCCCTTCGACCTGCTGCTGCAGCTCGCCGCCGCCGGCCTGCTGGGCCTGCATCTGCTGCAGGCGTGGCTCTATCGGCGCGAACTGGGCGCCTGCGCCCGGCCGTGGCTGGCCACCCTCGGCGTGCTGTTGTGCGGTGCCTTCCGGCTGCCGCGCGAGCGGGCCGCGGTGGCGCCGCTGCTGCGTCCGCAGGCTAGTCGCGCCGACGCGCCTGCCGCCACGCCCGAGCCGCTGCGTTCGGCGGCCTGA